Below is a window of Mycobacterium sp. 050128 DNA.
CCCGGCGACGCTGCCGAAAATGGGATCGGTGTACGACATCGCCCTCGCGGCGGCGGTGCTGTCGGCACAGCGAAAGAACCCGTGGGAACGGCTGGAGAAGACGGTGCTGCTGGGCGAGCTGTCGCTGGACGGCCGCATCCGGCCGGTGCGCGGGGTGCTGCCCGCGGTGCTGGCCGCCAAACGTGACGGGTGGCCCGCGGTCGTCGTCCCGGTGGACAACCTGGCCGAGGCCGGCCTGGTCGACGGCATCGATGTGTGGGGCGTTCGCACGCTGGGGCAGCTGCAGAGCTGGCTCAACGGGTCGGCCCGGTTGGACGAGCGGATCAGCGCGACGGCCACCGGCCCGGAGCCGGCGGGGGATCTGGCCGACGTGGTGGGGCAGGCCCAGGCACGTTTCGCGGTCGAGGTGGCCGCCGCGGGGGCACATCACCTGATGCTGACCGGGCCACCCGGTGTGGGCAAAACAATGCTGGCGCAACGCCTTCCGGGATTGCTGCCCAGCCTCACCGACAGTGAGGCCCTGGAGGTCACCGCGATTCACTCGGTGGCCGGGTTGTTGTCCGGGGACACGCCGCTGATCACCCAGCCGCCGTTCGTGGCGCCCCACCACAGTTCCAGCGTTGCCGCACTCGTCGGCGGAGGCTCGGGGATGGCCCGCCCGGGGGCCGTCAGCCGGGCGCACCGCGGTGTGCTGTTCCTCGACGAATGCGCCGAGATCAGCGTCAGCGCGCTGGAGGCATTGCGAACACCGTTGGAGGACGGCCTCATTCGTCTGGCACGCCGTGACGGGGTGGCGTGCTACCCGGCCCGGTTTCAGCTGGTGTTGGCCGCCAACCTGTGCCCCTGCGCGCCGGCCGATCCGCAGGATTGCATCTGCCCGGCCGCGACGAAACGCCGCTATCTGGGCAAGCTTTCGGGCCCGTCGCTGGATCGGGTGGACCTGCGGGTGCAGATGCATCCGGTGCGGGCCGGGGCGTTCGCCACCGTCGAGGGGGAATCCTCCGCGCAGGTTCGTGATCGGGTGGCGCAGGCCCGCGACGCGGCCGCCGCACGCTGGCGCCCGCACGGTTTCAGCACCAACGCCGAAGTGAGCGGAACGCTGTTGCGGCGAAAGTTCCGGCCCAGCAGTCAGGCCATGGGTCCGCTGCGCCTCGCGGTGGAGCGCGGGTTGCTCAGCGTCCGCGGGCTCGATCGCACCTTGCGCGTCGCATGGAGCCTGGCCGACTTGGCCGGCCGGACCTCGCCCGGGCTGGACGAGGTGGCCGCCGCGCTGAGCTTCCGGCAGCTGGGACAACAACGATGACCGCGGTGTGCGACGATCCCAGCTGGCCGGCCTGGGCGTACCTGTCGCGCGTGGCCGAGCCGCCGTGCCCGGAACTCGCCGCCCTGGTGGGATGCGTCGGCCCGGTCGAGGCGGCCGAGCGTGTCCGGCGCGGGCTGGTCAGCGAGGAGCTGGCGCGCCACACCGCGGCCAGGCGAGAAATAGACCGGGCCACAGCAGATCTCGAGTTGCTCGCCCGCCGCGGCGGGCGATTGATCACGCCCGGCTGCCCGGAGTGGCCGCTGCTCGCGTTCTCGGCTTTCGGCGGTGTCGGATCGAAACCTCGTGGCGGGCCGCCGATGGTGTTGTGGGCGTTGGGTCCGGTGCGTCTGGACGAGATCGCCCAACGCGCGGCCGCGGTGGTGGGCACCCGTGCGGCCACCGCCTATGGCGAACAGGTGACCGCCGATCTGGCGGCGGGACTGGCCGAGCGGGATGTCGCGGTGGTCTCGGGCGGCGCCTACGGCATCGACGGAGCGGCCCATCGCGCGGCGCTGGCCAGCGAGGGAATCACCGTGGCGGCGCTGGCGGGCGGCATCGACATCCCTTACCCGGCAGGGCATTCGGCGTTGCTGCATCGCATCGCCGGGCATGGGCTGCTGTTCAGCGAATACCCGCCCGGCCTGCGCCCCGCCCGGCATCGGTTTCTGACCCGCAATCGTCTGGTCGCCGCAGTCGCGGGGGCCGTCGTGGTGGTGGAGGCGGGTCTGCGCAGCGGTGCGGCGAACACCGCCGCCTGGGCGCGGGCGTTGGGCCGGGTGGTGGCCGCGGTGCCCGGACCGGTCACCTCGTCGGCGTCGGCGGGTTGTCACGCACTGCTGCGCGACGGCGCCGAGCTGGTCACCCGGGCCGACGACATCGTCGAATTCGTCGGCCGCATCGGCGAATTCGCCTTTGAAGAGCCCCGGCCCGCGACGGCGTTGGACGGGCTGGGCGAGGCCGAGCGTCGGGTGCACGAGGCGTTGCCCGGGCGAGGTGCCGCGACGATCGACGAGATCGCCGTCTCCTCCGGGCTGATGCCCGAGCAGGTGCTGGGACCGCTGGCGATCCTCGAGGTGGCCGGGCTGGCCGAGCGTGACGGCGGACAATGGCGAATCGTTCGCACCCGCGCCCGAGCAGGGCAGGCGCAACGGGACACCCGCGGTATCACCCCGGATAACGGCGCATTTGCGCACCGCGGTAGCGGCCGACCTGCGGCGACGTCCCGACTCGTATAGTCGGCTGGGGCCGGGTCTGAACAGGAGGACACGTGGCAGGTCGACCACTCCAACGTTTTGAAGTCGTCGGTACCCAACAAATCGCACCGCACATGACGCGTGTGACGCTGGGGAGCAGTCAGTTCGACACCTTCGTGCCGAGCAACTTCACCGACTCCTACGTCAAGTTGGTATTCGTCGCCGACGACATCGACGTGGCCGCGTTGCCCCAGCCCCTGACCCAGGACAGCTTCGCCGTGCTGCCGCCCGAGAAAAGGCCGTCGGTTCGGACCATCACCGTTCGCAAGGTCGACGCCGCGGCCTGCCAGATCTCGCTGGACATCGTGGTGCACGGCGAACACGGCGTGGCGGGTACCTGGGCGGCCTCGGCCCAACCCGGTCAGGTGATCTATCTGATGGGTCCCGGCGGCGCCTACACGCCCGACCCCGCGGCCGATTGGCATTTGCTCGCCGGAGACGAGTCTGCGCTGCCGGCCATCGCCACCGCCCTGGAAGCGTTGCCCCCCAGTGCAATTGGCAAGGCCTTCATCGAAGTGGCCGGCCCCGACGACCAAATCGAGTTGACCGCGCCGGAAGGCGTGCAGCTGAACTGGGTTTATCGCGGCGCCCGCGCGGACCTCGCCTCCGATGATCGCGCCGGCGATTTCGCGCCGCTGATCGAGGCCGTCACCACCTCCCTGTGGCTGCCCGGGCAGGTGCACGTCTTCATCCACGGTGAGGCCCAGGCCGTCATGCACAATTTGCGGCCCTACGTCCGCAAAGAGCGTGGGGTGGACGCGAAATGGGCATCGTCGATCTCCGGCTACTGGCGGCGCGGCCGCACCGAAGAGACATTCCGGCAGTGGAAGAAGGAACTGGCCCAGCTGGAATCCGGGGCGGAGTCGGCAAGCTCGTCAGCCTGACGGCCGGCTGGCATTCTCTATTGCATGGCATTCGGCGCGTACCAGAACGAGATCTACTTCCAGGGCCTGGCCGGGGTGGTGCCCGCGCTGCCGATGGCTTTCGCGGAGTTGGAGGCCCGCGCCGAGAAGGCGATGCCGCCGTCGGTGTGGTCCTACGTCACCGGGGGCGCCGGCGACGAACGCACCCAGCGGGCCAACCGCGAGGCGTTCGACCACTGGGGCCTGATCCCGCGCATGTTCGTCGGGGCCGCCGAGCGCGACCTGTCGGTGCAGATGTTCGGCCTGACCCTGCCGTCGCCGTTGTTCATGGCGCCGATCGGCGTGATCGGCATCTGTGCTCAAGACGGCCACGGCGACCTGGCCACCGCGCGCGCGGCCGCGGCCACCGGTGTCCCGATGGTTGTTTCCACCCTGACCGCCGATCCGATGGAAGAGGTCGCCGCGCAGTTCGGTGACACCCCCGGCTTCTTCCAGCTGTACACGCCGAAGGATCGCGACCTGGCCGCCAGCCTGGTGCAGCGGGCCGAAGCGGCCGGTTACCAGGGCATCATCGTCACGCTCGACACCTGGATCCCCGGGTGGCGACCGCGCGACCTCAGCACGGCCAACTTCCCCCAGCTGCGCGGGCACTGCCTGAGCAACTACACCAGCGATCCGGTTTTTCGCGCCGGCCTGCAACGCCCGCCCGAAGAGGACCCGCAAGCCGCCGTGCTGCAGTGGATTACGACGTTCGGAAACCCCCTGACCTGGGATGACCTGCCCTGGCTGCGGTCGCTGACCGACCTGCCGATGATCATCAAGGGCATCTGTCATCCCGACGACGCCCGGCGCGCCAGGGACGGCGGCATCGACGGCATCTACTGCTCCACCCACGGCGGGCGCCAGGCCAACGGCGGCCTGCCCGCGCTGGACTGCCTGCCCGGCGTGATCGAGGCCGCCGACGGGCTGCCGGTGCTGTTCGACTCGGGCATCCGCAGCGGCGCCGACATCGTCAAGGCGCTGGCCATGGGCGCCACCGCCGTCGGGGTGGGCCGCCCCTACGCCTACGGTCTGGCGCTCGGCGGCGTCGACGGGATCGTGCACGTGCTGCGCAGCCTGCTGGCCGAAGCGGACCTGATCATGGCCGTCGACGGCTATCCGACCCTGAAAGATCTCACCCCGGACACGCTTCGGCGCGTCGGCTAAGGGGCAGTGGGCCGAGCCTGCGACCGTGGGGGAGTGCAGGCGATTCTCGACGAGTTCGACGAGTACCTGAATTTGCAGTGCGGCCGGTCGGCGCACACGCGTCGGGCGTATCTGGGCGACCTGCGCTCGTTGTTCGCCTTCCTCGACAACCGCGGGGTGGCGCTGGACGCGCTGAGCC
It encodes the following:
- the dprA gene encoding DNA-processing protein DprA; translated protein: MTAVCDDPSWPAWAYLSRVAEPPCPELAALVGCVGPVEAAERVRRGLVSEELARHTAARREIDRATADLELLARRGGRLITPGCPEWPLLAFSAFGGVGSKPRGGPPMVLWALGPVRLDEIAQRAAAVVGTRAATAYGEQVTADLAAGLAERDVAVVSGGAYGIDGAAHRAALASEGITVAALAGGIDIPYPAGHSALLHRIAGHGLLFSEYPPGLRPARHRFLTRNRLVAAVAGAVVVVEAGLRSGAANTAAWARALGRVVAAVPGPVTSSASAGCHALLRDGAELVTRADDIVEFVGRIGEFAFEEPRPATALDGLGEAERRVHEALPGRGAATIDEIAVSSGLMPEQVLGPLAILEVAGLAERDGGQWRIVRTRARAGQAQRDTRGITPDNGAFAHRGSGRPAATSRLV
- a CDS encoding lactate 2-monooxygenase, which translates into the protein MAFGAYQNEIYFQGLAGVVPALPMAFAELEARAEKAMPPSVWSYVTGGAGDERTQRANREAFDHWGLIPRMFVGAAERDLSVQMFGLTLPSPLFMAPIGVIGICAQDGHGDLATARAAAATGVPMVVSTLTADPMEEVAAQFGDTPGFFQLYTPKDRDLAASLVQRAEAAGYQGIIVTLDTWIPGWRPRDLSTANFPQLRGHCLSNYTSDPVFRAGLQRPPEEDPQAAVLQWITTFGNPLTWDDLPWLRSLTDLPMIIKGICHPDDARRARDGGIDGIYCSTHGGRQANGGLPALDCLPGVIEAADGLPVLFDSGIRSGADIVKALAMGATAVGVGRPYAYGLALGGVDGIVHVLRSLLAEADLIMAVDGYPTLKDLTPDTLRRVG
- a CDS encoding YifB family Mg chelatase-like AAA ATPase; translated protein: MALGRAFSVAVRGLDGHIVEIEADITSGLPGVHLVGLPDAALQESRDRVRAAVANCGNSWPMARLTLALSPATLPKMGSVYDIALAAAVLSAQRKNPWERLEKTVLLGELSLDGRIRPVRGVLPAVLAAKRDGWPAVVVPVDNLAEAGLVDGIDVWGVRTLGQLQSWLNGSARLDERISATATGPEPAGDLADVVGQAQARFAVEVAAAGAHHLMLTGPPGVGKTMLAQRLPGLLPSLTDSEALEVTAIHSVAGLLSGDTPLITQPPFVAPHHSSSVAALVGGGSGMARPGAVSRAHRGVLFLDECAEISVSALEALRTPLEDGLIRLARRDGVACYPARFQLVLAANLCPCAPADPQDCICPAATKRRYLGKLSGPSLDRVDLRVQMHPVRAGAFATVEGESSAQVRDRVAQARDAAAARWRPHGFSTNAEVSGTLLRRKFRPSSQAMGPLRLAVERGLLSVRGLDRTLRVAWSLADLAGRTSPGLDEVAAALSFRQLGQQR
- a CDS encoding siderophore-interacting protein, with the protein product MAGRPLQRFEVVGTQQIAPHMTRVTLGSSQFDTFVPSNFTDSYVKLVFVADDIDVAALPQPLTQDSFAVLPPEKRPSVRTITVRKVDAAACQISLDIVVHGEHGVAGTWAASAQPGQVIYLMGPGGAYTPDPAADWHLLAGDESALPAIATALEALPPSAIGKAFIEVAGPDDQIELTAPEGVQLNWVYRGARADLASDDRAGDFAPLIEAVTTSLWLPGQVHVFIHGEAQAVMHNLRPYVRKERGVDAKWASSISGYWRRGRTEETFRQWKKELAQLESGAESASSSA